Genomic window (Drosophila sulfurigaster albostrigata strain 15112-1811.04 chromosome 2R, ASM2355843v2, whole genome shotgun sequence):
TCTAGAATTTCAATGTGGTTGCGATGACAAagcttttaatatataacccCGTCAAGTgtcatatatacattttattttgttatttcataTTCCATTTCCCTAACTCAAATTTCGTTTTCTTCGTGCATCGTTCGCAGGCCATGGTACAACCGACCTACACACGGGGAAATTATACGCTTTACTATGCCACCACAATGTCAAGCACACAGGATGAGCAACTAGATATAGATAGCAATATTATTAAGCATAAAGAGGCCGCAGCCTCTTTGATAACTGCGAagggcaatggcaatgcctACGATCCATATGATCGCAACTTTGCGCCAATCGATGGCTCAGCTGAGATTCATATATCAAccattacaacaacaacatcaactacgagtacaacaacaacttcaccTGCTACTGAAATGGATTATGATCTTATAAATGCGCCACCAGTGCAGAATGTGCCACAACCGGCAACAAGTTGCCCCTGGAAATGTGAGCTAACCAATGATCGAGGCTACGTACTCTATTCGGCTCTCGGTTCCTTCTATATACCGATGTTTGTGATGCTCTTTTTCTACTGGCGCATCTATCGAGCCGCTGTGCGTACGACGAGAGCGATTAATCAAGGCTTCAAGACGACCAAGGGTGAGTACAGTGATGTTTGGCAGTTATTGAACACCATctccaatacacacacacatattattGGACACATATTTTTCTCATTCAGCAACTTGTGCGTAGCTAAAAGTTTTTGTCccttcaatatatatattttatactaattctcattcaattcaattcaatttgattcaAACTTTGATTCGATTTGATAATTTTTAGCGTAAGTTGTGTAATCCACGTAGCGTATGTAGTTCGTTTCAAGTACAATTTTAtccaaaatttatatataatatcgACTGctcaaacaattttcaaactCTAAACGTGTAGAATATATTTGTGTGGCGTCCTCTTGATcctgtttttttggtttaacaCACACCACAAAATCAACGAACCAAAACGAAAGtgtaaacacaacaaaataaaaataatattaaacattataCATTATACATAACATAAACTCGTGTCATTGTCTCTTAACTCCTGGTTAAATACTTGTACAACGATATATCAAAATTGGCAGCTAAATAAATCATCTCGTTGTCCTTTGTGTGTAATTGTCCTGTGTCagcaaaaattgtgaaaatcgACTTAATACTCAATTGGTAcgaaaaacatttataaataaccATACACACTCATTATTTTGTCGgcttattgtttttgtgttttttgcaCTCGGTAcatcattaataaaaataaataacaaaaatgaaaacaaattatataattactaTATAAATAGTTGCCCCGAAATAATAGTCCCCTAAGTGAAATCAACTGttaatacaaacaaattattcGTTAACTATTAagaacaaaagtaaataactTTAACAATTCTGATGTATGtttaaatcaaagaaaaaacacacacaaaatccTTGTAACTAAATTCCAaccataaaattaaatttaatacaaaataaatgcatactTGTAGCTTCTACCATAGTTTAATAGCCTAGTCTCTACCCATGTAAgtaaacattataaatattctgcATACACGTAcgaaactttaaaattaccTTTAATCGAAAATTGTCAATAATTTAAGTAAACTTTTTTCAACACACATTTTACACCTGCTCCACCTGAGTTTAAGCCAAATTGTATTTGGATTCAGTTAACACACAAATGACACACTTTGTATgcttataatttgaaattcccTTTAAGCCTAGCCCCAAAACGTTTTAGTCAGctcttcttttcttcttcctcCAATCCCACAAACAGAAtttcttatatgtatattttcctAATACCCTTACAGTATTAGGGGAAGTTTACTTTGTGTGTAGTCCaaacaaataataactatgtacatatttaattttgattctGCTTCTCTATTATCTATTCGACTATAGTTTGACTGAAAGTTCGGCGCTGAGTTGTGGAGAAATTAAGCACTGAATAAATAAAGTAGAACAAGTGTATTTCATATTCTGACAAGTCAGTAGGAAAGTATTACCATATGTAGATGTACAATCCATATAATGAGCATTGTTTTTCATGCAATGCTGAGTAAATTCCATGAGCACAACGGCGGAGGACATCAAACAAATCGGCTTAGGCAAAAAGGCAGcgtaaatgaaatgaacaaacTTCAGCCATTAGGGCAGAAAAATCTACTGAGAAGAGATGAGCGTGTGCGTTTGAATCTCTATTTAActagattttttttgtgcttcgcCTTTGTTGGCCAAaggaaatacattttatttgaagtcGTCTTTAAAAggacaaattaaattgttattaaatgtatACGTATGTTAGAAACATGTCTCACATGTGTTTGGCTCATTAGTTgcgcaatattttgccaataCTGCAGTGCGCACTTTGTTCCGGCTGATCAGCTCATTGAGCACAGTTCTAGTTGAGTTTTTAATCTCATCGACTTAGGGGTCTAGGTAGACCGTCCAAAGTGTTGCCAAGCCAAGCGCACGCATTGGCTTTAAtcaaaaccaaagccaaagccataaccaaagccaaaaccaaaactgAAACCAtaatcaaaagcaacaacaaggccaactcactcactcacttccCCAGTCGCCGACTGGCTAACTGACTAGCTGACTAAATGACGggttatataataaaaatcaatagcCACGTTTCGTGCACACAACGCCAACGCTCCATTCGTAAGAGTCAATGCTCCTGCTAATTGCGTTGGCCCCGCCCACAAGTCACCACCACAGTCACATCAGCCAGttccccaaaaataaaacagtcCAGTCAAAAGTGCCTACAATTTGCCACAAGCCTAATGACAGTTtaatagacaacaacaaaaaaacataacatataattttcattacCGCCCAACCAAATAGAAATTGCTGACTTCAGTTTAGCGAAAGGCGTTACTAATTTGGTTAGACTAAggatttatgtttttttttcagaatgtatatttttcatgtttattgttattatgttaaactaaaaaatttaattagtcgCACAGTTTTTCTATTTAAGAGAGGAAAAGATGTCTgataaatttctataaacttaaaataatatagcTGCATGTTGTCATATCGTAAAAGTAAGAATGCTACAATCAAATTCGCTTGACTTTAAGATACCAGCTAccgatttttaataaaatactaaactatgattatatttggtatattgatatacttgTTTACTGTATacgtatttggtatataactTCTCCAGAAAGACCCGATAGCAGTTGTcgtttttcaaaataaaactaattcttgaataactttctgtcttttatcaaaattataataccattCTATCCTATGCATAGCaggcacaaaattattataccataGGCTCCTATGCTCTGAATTCTTGATTCTTAAATAGATAGACAGCAGGACAGACGAATAGACCCATAGCTTCTTGACTGTTGTTGACTACTTTCTAAGTAGCGTGTATTATATTTGCTGATTTCACTCAGAAACTTTAATGCgtattatgcaatttaatgcCTTTTGTTTGAACTGAAACTTGTGCTAATTGTGCACGTCATAAATGTGAGCTTCTACGACGTTAGTGATGACGACAACacatattgttttatttgcgtTGTTTTAgaggtgttgttgctgtagttgttgctgctgttgatgttatgttgatttgttttgcagtTGGCGTGTCCTTAGTCGACGCTATTTTGTAGACAAAGCCCAGATTTTACGGAATAGTCGCCTCGCAGCACATCAGTAGCGACAGCCTTGaagctacaactacaaatacaaCTACATCACATACGCACGCTAAGGCAcgcccacgcacacacacacacacacacacaggcgtCGCTGAGCTTGTTATAGTTTTTGTGTGCGGGCCACTTGCCGTGCGTGTCTTCTATTCTTTCGCTTGCCACGTTTCTCGCTAGTTTTTTATGCACAAATACAAACGCAAATgctgagaaaaaaaagaaaacgaaagtCTAAAAACATTTCGTGACACAATGCGGAGGCGTATGGCaggtcgttgttgttgttgttgtttgctgctacTGTTCGGGTTGTTTTCCTATATGACCCACACGCTCCTTAGTGGCTTTTGAAGGTAATCAAGTTTCAAGTTCAAAAAACTAGCTGAGGTTCATGGCATAGTCGAGACTATTAAAATGTACGCAGAAGCGTCAAACCAAGCCAGAGACCCCCAAGCTTGAGCGTCGAGCGTCGAGCACTTGAGCCTGTTATTGTTGCGCCAGTTGCACATGAGCCGAGAGGgctttcaaaatttcaatttcaaaagaTATGACCCTGGCCCtgtgtcaacaacaacaactagaagaACAAAACTGTTCTGGCAGCCGTGGCAACTTTCACGCCTGCTTGTCTCAGCTTTCGCCTTGACTTTCACTCcgactctttctctctttctctatctctgtctctctctcacgcCCATTAACTAGAGCCGCTTCCAGGTCCCTTTAGCATCAAGTGCCATTCAAAGGTCAAATGCAGTCGGATGTCGGGTTACATAGGCTGCTTTATAATGTGTAGATTGTGTTGTTGATTCACACAACTggaaaaaaacaacgacaTTAAATTGactaattaaacatttaatgaaGTGAATATAAACACACTAATTAAAAGGAAATACAATAGACAAACAATTggcaatataattaaatatacaaatataacgatgcaatattcattaaatattgcCACAAAAGCGCACAGTTCTTGAAACAATTTGTGCACTGACATTATCAATGAAATcgtacattatttatttttttttattgcccgtgttattatttactttCCCGTTATGGGTGGGTGTTTGATcatcaatttgcatatgcgATTGCGATTTCGATtccgacgacgacggcgactgcgagtgggaaagcaaaaacatttcaatttgtcaaCAGCTTAGATTGGAAAACAGTTTGCTTCGTTTGTTTgccagtttgtttgttttcactGCGGAAACCCACGCGCATTTTTCTTACGTTTATTTAACTCGCTGGCGAAAGCGTTGCCCACATAATGCCCGAGGCCTtttgaaagagagaaaaaagagagtTTTGTCCCGCCACACAAAGTAaagcaaatatgtataaaaatagtttttatgcGCACATTAATAggacaaaatttgtttttgtttgccattttgaaAACTCTTTCAAATGGAATATTGCTGGCATTAACATGGATTTGTTTCCTTTTGCTCCTGATATGGCAACTATACCTTatacataaatcaaaagcatgtcttttgtatttgcattttttcatACATACTTTTATGGGTTCGTTTCCTGTGTGTTTTTATGCAAATGGacttttatcatatttttcttctttttgatatttatgtaatttgcTTTCTACCAATATTGTAGTACAAGGTGGTCACACAGCATATTTCCATATTGAACATTCGGGTTTTTGGCCCCTGAAAGCAAATCATATCTGATACGGGAAACTTTTGTCTGTAAATTTTATTCGTATGTGGATATTTCCGACATGCCAAATATGGTTCGTACCATCGTCTATcagttgaaattaattaaattccattATGCAAATTGCGGTCTGGCTGTGTTGgacatttcaattatttaataggAACACTGATTGATACACGACACCACAGGACGttgattaataaattttacgtttgcttttttttgggttgcaaatgtttataaaaattccaCTCGAATTGTTATTTGTATCATTTgaaaattaagtaaacaacagtttttttttatgtaatcCTCACATCAAATGCATGCCATCTCTCGAAacttgtataattttaaatccGATTAAATGCAGAATAGTTACTGGCAACagtaaaacaaaatccaaatgcaaataaaatccTTGTTAAGTTTATCTATCACAAACACTTGtcatataaacaaattgtaaaaacaaataaacttgAATTATAACATAAATTGATGCTGCCAGAAATGAAAACTCcaacaataaatatgtataagaTAAAGTCCCGAAAAACttgaaacaaaactttttgacgacaataaagtttttagattttgtaaattctaaaatttatatattatatatattgtaattgaaatattattttaatacctTAAATCTATTTAAGCATAATTGGAATGCAGATGCCTTGTCCTTcccaaaataatttaataaatttcaaatttttacagGAGCATGTTCTCTATTCAAATTTCTTAACAATTCCTCgctcacatacacactcttttttaataaatatctcTTACAACGAGTTCAACGACTTTTTTAACGACTTTGTTGAGCATGCcctaaaaagtatgctacataaatttgtatggcatTGAATGAAGAATGAGAATTGAGAACATGACTTTTTTATTGTCCATTTCTTTATTATCATAACTATATTAAGTACTTACTCGTAGTGTGcagatttaatataaatatataacatacatacttataaatatgcaaatgttttttccAACAAATATCTCAATGTTAACGTAGTTAGATTCCTGCCTTATATATTAACGTGTTTCACCAAATCTTTTACAACTACAAgctaaaattacaataattcaTTTGTCTctaaccaaaacaaaaaaaaaggaacaatCACAATCCACACCAAAGTTCATGTATAATACAACAACTGAATGTTAATCAATGTTCACAACCACCaacaattacaaacaatttttgtacTGAGTTCCATTTCGACTTCccgaacaaaacaaacaaaacaaaacaaaaaaaaacactcgaCTTATTGCAGGCAGTCCACGCGAGTCGGGGGGCAATAATCGTGACGAGGACTCGCAACTAATCCTGCGCATTCATCGCGGTCGTCCTTGCGGCACACCACAGCGCACTCCACTCTCAGCCCACTCCATGTCCTCGACTTTGAGCGTGAACAGCAACGGAGCAGCTGGCACCGCACTCAACAACGAGGATCAACAGACTGCCTCACAGCTGAGCACGCCGAAGCGTGCCACCTCGATGCGTGTGAATCGACAGCGTCACGAGAAGGTGGCCATCAAAGTGTCGTTTCCCTCCTCCGAGAATATGTTGGAATCGCCACGCCTAGGAGGATCTCAGGCTCCTCCACCTTCGCCTCATTATGCCGTAGTGAGCGCAAAAGGCGGCGCTAATGCGTTGTCGAATGGACGTCGCGCCTCCTTCAAGAGCAGCCTCTTCGACATAGGCGAAACCACTTTCAATCTGGATGCCGGCAATCGAGCCACGGATCTGGAGCGCGGCAACTCGGCCTCAACAGCAGCGGCCAAGAAACGTGCGGGGAAACGCAGCGCCAAAATCCAGGTGAAACGCTTTCGCATGGAAACGAAAGCAGCCAAGACATTGGCCATCATTGTGGGCGGTTTCATAGTGTGTTGGCTGCCATTTTTCACCATGTATTTGATACGCGCATTCTGCGACCATTGCATTCAACCGACGGTATTCTCAGTGCTCTTCTGGCTGGGATACTGCAACTCGGCTATCAATCCGATGATCTATGCGCTGTTCTCGCATGAGTTTCGCATTGCATTCAAGCGCATCGTGTGCCGTTGTGTTTGCACTCGCAGCGGTTTCCGGGCATCGGAGAATTTCCAGATGATTGCAGCGCGTGCATTGATGGCACCGGCAACATTCCATAAAACGATTTCGGGTTGTTCCGATGATGGCGATGGTGTTGATTTCAGCTGACTAATCGGCAGCTATGAGACGTCGAGTCCGTTGCAGCGTACCGCATCGTTGCCACAGGAAGCGACCACCATCGATATCGATTCCAGCGGCAGCACGAAACGTATACGACGTGGTGGCTTCTGCAAGGGCCGTGTGCTctaagagagacagagaataCAGAGCAGTAACAACTACATCTACTTACATCTGACATGAGCcaatttatttcgcttttgtACTTTTGTAACCGCCGCCAGCAGCCCATTGACATTGACATTGACAGTATTCGCATTCGAACGACATTGTAACTTAATGGCAATAATTTTCGTGTATTTACCTAGGCCTAAGGCATATTAAGTATAAGTTAAAATGGGGACTTACACTCACGTTGAACAAACACACTGTGAGATAAGTACATACTTACTTAGCATTAACTTAAATCTaacttatattatatgtatgtatgtatgtctgtataCTAAGTACCTATTTTAAGCAGATCTATTGTTCCCTTTTGTTGTCAGCTAAATGTGTGCATCAGTTCAGTtattactatatactatacgcgatatactatatatatttatgtattatatacttgtatttaatgaatatatttatgtgtaaatCAGCCGATAATATTGGTTAAGTCAAAtagcattttcaataaaaattaaatgcagaaaaccaaacaacaaacaacacacacatgacaatgaaaacatacaaacaaaaaaaatatattaaacgaACGCCAACAAAAGTAAAGGTAATTTGTAATACAAATTGATGAGCTCTGAAAGGTCAGTTAACAAAGTTTATTACAAGCATTTTAAAGAGTGTTTTATTAGAACCGAAAAAGCAATGAAGTTGAGGTTCAGccaagcattttaattgaaatgagtTCAATTTAAGCACTCTGCCATTGCCAAACTAATATTGATTCGTTTGTTCGACAACTTAATACTTAATTGCATTGCACTCGAAGACAGTAAACTGACTTTGGAAATGGCATGAAATGCTTTATTCTTTTACATTCTCAACCACTCGCTTGACGACTGGCAAATCAATTACTTTGATCGCATTTGGACAGTGAACAACTATTTCGTTTACATCAAAAAGTCAAAAGCAGACCGCATAGTTCGCATTTCACATTAAAGTGGCCGGCAggtcaaatatatattttattgttgtaggTTCAATACATAGGTCAGAGAACTTGCTTTGCTATGTTGCAGACAGAGGCCATTAATAATGGATACGACGACTgtgagcgacaacaacaacaacaatcagaatGACAAGGCATTATTGTGCTGATTATTCATTACATTCACGCGGCAtgtaatgaaaatttataCAGCTGTTAAAcgtgcgtatgagtaataaatgcaaaacggGCAGCAGCCAAGTCCGTCACGAGAGGCAGCAAGAAACAGagttctatgtgtgtgtgtgtgcgaaattatgcaaatgtatgtgtattaatgaaataaagttCGCTTTGAAGGCAGCTTAAACACGCCTAAGacgggcagcaacagcaggacgACATTGTTGCCGGCTCGAAGaagaaacagaaagagagagagagagagaggcagacaAAGGCAGACATTGAGTGCTTGTCGCGTTTATGCCAAagacatttgcataattacgCGTTTAATTTACTAAAGTGCAGCCCAGTTTGTTCTGGCCTGGCACGAACAACAGGCAGTCAGTTGTCGTAGTCAGTTAGTAGGCAACAAAATCGCGTGCGTGTTGCGCACCGTTGTGCACTAGGGCGTATGAGCGATATTCaataagagaaagagagagagagaaagagagctaCAGGAAACagaattgtaaatttgtttgcaatgCCAACTAATGCTGAATCCGATTTTCTttcctcccccttcccccgcACAGGCTCCAAAGGCATTGGCTCACGCTTCGAGGAGCAACGCTTGACGCTGCGCATACATCGTGGACGTGGCTCCAATCAACAGGACTCGATGCACAGCAATGGCAGCACCCAAAGCACAACCACAACACTGGGCACACCATCGCCCGAGCGTCTGAGTAAATACGCAACACGGAGACTGCATCATCAGCACGACAAGATCAAGATCTCAGTCTCGTATCCATCCAGCGAGAACATCAATGAGCTGGCACAATCGGAGACATCCTCGCACGAACGTCGTCCCTCGAGCAATGCGCTCTTCTCGGTGCACTACAACGGTTCGCATGGCCGCGAATCAACTGAATCGCAGCTCTACAGGCAACAGCATCATGGAGGCAGCACCTGTTACTTGCAGGTGAGCAAAGCGCTGCCCGAGCTGGGACGACGTCAGAGCAACACAAGCGAAGCGGGCGGCGTTGGCGGACATCCGCGTTCGGCGAACAAAAAGATGGGCAGACGCAACATCAAGGCACAGGTGAAACGATTTCGCATGGAAACTAAAGCAGCCAAGACGTTGGCCATCATCGTGGGCATGTTCATCTTCTGCTGGTGTCCGTTCTTCACGATCTACATCATACGACCCTTTTGCCAGGATTGCGTGGATCCGCTGCTCTTCTCGGTGCTATTCTGGTTGGGCTACTGCAATTCGGCTGTGAATCCCATGATCTATGCGCTCTTCTCCAAAGACTTTCGGTTCGCCTTTAAGCGCATCATCTGCCGTTGCTTCTGCTCTCGTCAGAGTGTCTCCCTGAAGAGTTCGCGTCGTGGCTCGGATATGTCGGCCATTCGGATACAAGGACGTACGCCCAGTATTACGCCAAGTGCGGCGGCGCA
Coding sequences:
- the LOC133836599 gene encoding octopamine receptor Oamb isoform X1, yielding MNETECEDLIKSVKWTEPANLISLAILEFINVLVIGGNCLVIAAVFCSNKLRSVTNFFIVNLAVADLLVGLAVLPFSATWEVFKVWIFGDVWCRIWLAVDVWMCTASILNLCAISLDRYVAVTRPVTYPSIMSTKKAKSLIAGIWVLSFVICFPPLVGWKDQKAMVQPTYTRGNYTLYYATTMSSTQDEQLDIDSNIIKHKEAAASLITAKGNGNAYDPYDRNFAPIDGSAEIHISTITTTTSTTSTTTTSPATEMDYDLINAPPVQNVPQPATSCPWKCELTNDRGYVLYSALGSFYIPMFVMLFFYWRIYRAAVRTTRAINQGFKTTKGSKGIGSRFEEQRLTLRIHRGRGSNQQDSMHSNGSTQSTTTTLGTPSPERLSKYATRRLHHQHDKIKISVSYPSSENINELAQSETSSHERRPSSNALFSVHYNGSHGRESTESQLYRQQHHGGSTCYLQVSKALPELGRRQSNTSEAGGVGGHPRSANKKMGRRNIKAQVKRFRMETKAAKTLAIIVGMFIFCWCPFFTIYIIRPFCQDCVDPLLFSVLFWLGYCNSAVNPMIYALFSKDFRFAFKRIICRCFCSRQSVSLKSSRRGSDMSAIRIQGRTPSITPSAAAHSFGDESELHHSQHSELGNEAR
- the LOC133836599 gene encoding octopamine receptor Oamb isoform X2, whose translation is MNETECEDLIKSVKWTEPANLISLAILEFINVLVIGGNCLVIAAVFCSNKLRSVTNFFIVNLAVADLLVGLAVLPFSATWEVFKVWIFGDVWCRIWLAVDVWMCTASILNLCAISLDRYVAVTRPVTYPSIMSTKKAKSLIAGIWVLSFVICFPPLVGWKDQKAMVQPTYTRGNYTLYYATTMSSTQDEQLDIDSNIIKHKEAAASLITAKGNGNAYDPYDRNFAPIDGSAEIHISTITTTTSTTSTTTTSPATEMDYDLINAPPVQNVPQPATSCPWKCELTNDRGYVLYSALGSFYIPMFVMLFFYWRIYRAAVRTTRAINQGFKTTKGSPRESGGNNRDEDSQLILRIHRGRPCGTPQRTPLSAHSMSSTLSVNSNGAAGTALNNEDQQTASQLSTPKRATSMRVNRQRHEKVAIKVSFPSSENMLESPRLGGSQAPPPSPHYAVVSAKGGANALSNGRRASFKSSLFDIGETTFNLDAGNRATDLERGNSASTAAAKKRAGKRSAKIQVKRFRMETKAAKTLAIIVGGFIVCWLPFFTMYLIRAFCDHCIQPTVFSVLFWLGYCNSAINPMIYALFSHEFRIAFKRIVCRCVCTRSGFRASENFQMIAARALMAPATFHKTISGCSDDGDGVDFS